The genomic window CGTTGGTTCCTTCATGGCGCTGCTGAATGAATTTGATGCTGATGGCAGTTCATCAGATACGGCACCAAAACCATCGCCAAACTCTGCTTGTAGTAGGCCGGCCACAGTTTGTTCCAGTTTGGTTAAGGGATATTGTTGAAAATGTTcatcacaaatttttttcttggtttttgccTTATAGTTAATCCATACCTgcgaatatgtacataagaatgTATACAAATCTATAAAGTGCAAAACAATTTTGtatatctttttaaatattacccTCTGCCATTCTTTGCCTGTCCTACGTGGTGGCCCAAAGTTGTTAAGCTCGTCCGCAATTTTGTTCCACTGTTCCTCTACTTGCAGCTTGCTTTGTCCATATATTCGCGCTCTTCGGGCAATTTGAGGATTTTTCTGCATCAAATGCACTAACCGCTCGAACTGTTTTCCGTTTGTTATTTTAAGTaatctttgaaataaatatcatTTATTAGATATTTATTCTTGTaacttcatattttatttatacttacgAATTTTCCGCCATCTCTCCGACACAACGGCTTCACTCAACAACGCAAACTATATGGAAAtgttggtatacatatatgtatttaaaatggcGACTGGCGACTGGCAACTCAGTTGACTTTGGCTACCTTGCACAATATTcctttgtaatatttattatagtaTACGTTTGACAACAACTATACTCGCGCTAGTGTAGATTCACAAAAGGAGtgtttttttaaaatgtttaatagtATTCTTGtctttttatttccattttataacatacgttatatattttattattaaattaaggGAATTGTATGCCACGACACTGAAGTAAACGCTTTACGTGATAGGGTAGGTAAGTGTTGCCACTGTATAAAACTGGAtacgtttttctttttataaaattagaaTAGTCTTACCACATCACTTGAAAATCTTATACCCATAATGTTTCAGTATACTAGATATagtttatatacatgtattagtatAGTTGCCTCTAGATAACCTTATATCGAAATATATATTATGAATGACTAATGGTAACTTGCCACAGATAACTGAGACGACATTCGTTCGCACGAcagggtctaagtaaccggaaagatcttggatttttatccggccaaggaatTTCAACTCGTCATTATTCCTAGAAATTATTTCCGAAATGTTTCCTGTtgttacagcaacaaaaacgcCAGTCGCCATTTTATACATAATATCTACGACGCTAACATTCCATATTATATATTCCATATTCACGAttgaaagttattttttattgaagtaTTACAAATCCAAATCAGCGCAATGAGTCCCAACAATAATAAAGACTTAAAACCAAATAGCAGCGCTACAAGGAACCAAATCTGGTTCTACTCGACGTAAACCGAAGCAAGTAAAAGCTTCCCAACCTGTATCGGAAGAGGTGGCTAATCAACCTAGGAAAAGGAATACTTCAGGCAAAATATCAGGGGGACTAGCGCTATCTCTAGGAAAAATCATACCAAGGGGAAACACCGAAGCTTTTAAACCAGCTTATTTGTCGACCACACCTACACCTGAACGTAATGATCCGATATTAATGGATGCCATTCTTGTGGAAGGATGGCGCCATTGAATGTGCACGTATTCGTTACTTTTGTAAATGCAAATCGTCCGTTCTAGCTACCAAATAATGACGCGGAGGACTGTCATCACGCCGGTTCCTCAGTtctgttttctgccgctacaagaACCGGTCTACCTAACAGCCTAAAATATTTTGCGAGTTTCTAACTTtaaataccatatacatatttaatatcttagaagaaaatatgtgaacttgatttttgattaagaaaatgttctaaaatactttatgaagtttttaattaaatttttttgttttgaaatattcttatgaattgactttttttaatattactaaataatttaatcatcctgaatttaaaatttgtggCTTCTCcctaaattttcttttacattaATTTCCATTTGAATATCCGAGCTCAAGcaattgtattttgtatttaagttccaaataaaatataagaaataaagcaaaagtctttttttttttcaaagtaagagaaacattatttattaaatgttgTCATACACAATTtgtgtaatttaataaaaaatagtttaatctTCCTCTTCTTCAGCAGCAGCACCGCTGCCTCCTTGGTTCTTCTTCATGTTCTTCCTCTTCACGCGACCTGGACGGCCACCACCGAAGGGCGACTTCAGTGAGAAATCAATGTGCTTCTGCGAGTCCAAACGCACGACAAACGATGGAATGTTTACCACTTGTCTGCGAACGCTGTAGAAGGAACGAAAAAAAACATGCCATTAATAATTGCAATTCTCgaacaaacacaaattatatGCTGAAATATATAAAGCTGTTCAGTTTTTGTAACTTACGCGTTTCATAGTTTGCGCAAActtttacaagttttttttttttgtaaagcaaaCTTATTTTGAAAAGACGTTGAGAGCCGGTGCAGACTATGCTGTTCGACTCCCAAGTGGTCTTACTGAacatattttgtacaaattCTCAAATCCACAGTTGCATACTATCGCAGATATTTACCGAATGTGTCTTTGACGGATGAGAACGCGAGCATGATGTATGGACTTGGCCAAACCCAATTTGAAGACTTGAGTTTGCAAGCGACGCTCCAAGAAATCTTCAATTTTCAAACCCAACACGTAATCGAGCTTCATGCGGGATTCATCCAACACACCAATACGTACCAAACGACGCAACAAAGCGTTACCTGcaaaacaaatttcacattATTTAGACTTgcttattatttacaaaattagaagtagaacaaaaagttttcagttaattaagtttatcgtcaaaatttttttcagacaaGAGGTGTCAAATCTGCGAAAATCATCACAAACAATTAGTTGGCTCATATTAAGGTTTAAATTACCTTGGAACAATCTCTTCTCGTCTTTCTCATCGAGAGTCAACAGCTCACGAGCAGCTTTACGGATTTTAGCCAAAGCGTACTTGACACGCCAGACCTCACGCTTGTTGCGCAAACCATATTCACCAATGATTTTCAACTCCTGATCTAAACGTGCCTTTTCATAAGGGCGACGTGGTGTCACATATGTCTTCGAGAAGACAGACGGTATGCGTCCGTTGACCATCTTTCCACTTCTTTAACCGAGTGCTAAAATTGTAGAAATCTCAAGTTAGTTACAAAATCACAATTTATCGCCAACATCTTTAAAATGGtgctaaaaattttccattcacTATAATGTTcggcattttatttctttataaaattaatatttcatgctataattatacataagcaataatttttaacaaattagaAGTGTTATAATTTTCACGTACATTCGGCTCAACGATTGAAAAATGAAAGAACGAATTATGTGAGTTCAGGAAATTCGTTGAACGGGCTGTCAatttgacagcacgaaatgTGGGAAGTGGATTTTGGAATGTGGTAGTAGAGTTTTCTGTAATAGAGAACCCTAGTTTTGTACACAGGGTGGGTTGAACGATACAAAAGTGTATGTATTCAAATTTCTACACAAAATTGGCAATTTTAAGACGTGTTTTTGCTATATAGAAGGAATTCACATACTTTGTGTTTATTGGTTCTAACTTCagtttatttaattatgaaatgtTGTTGAGAAATACGATGTGAACCCTGCTACAAATTAGTGATATGTCAAAAGTTCATTTGGGGTAGCGTTCAAGCATGcttgaaaatttaattctttttagttgttttttgtgaatatatatgtatattttatctaCATACAAAACTAAGTTGtcatgtaaataatatattttttttcaagcaCCACTCGGCAACACTGTGAACGGAAACCAAAATTCAAAACAGAGAACCGAAGCAACGGTAGCAGCGCTTAGCACGTTGCTTTCAAGCATTCTGATTGGACCAATTCAAAGCGTCGAGAGAGTAAAACTAATATCTCAGAGATACTTTCACACTCGGCTTTCAACACAGAGTGACGCAGCAGACACAATTCTTACCGTGACGTAGAATTTGTCTTTAGTCAATGCAATTTGTATGCGGAAACGGGTTTCACAAAACAGTTTCTTCAAGTGCTTCCTATAGTCACACACAGCTGCGGGTCACCCAGTGCACTGTGCCAAGCAACAGtagagacaacaacaacaaagaaggGGGCGACGGTGGCGCTGCGGGGGTGGCCATACGAACGTACGGCAAACGAATGGCCAAAACAGCTGCCGGTGGCTGCATGAGGCAACAGCCATCTAGCCAGCAATTGGCGCTGCGGCCACAACCAAAGCTAGAAACAACAATTGCCAACAGCCGCTGCAGCAGCGCCGTCGTGCGGAGCAGTGCCAGCGCTAGCGACAGCACCAACAGTGGCCGTTTGCTGCGCCAGTTGTTGTTCGGTGGCCATACCAGCTGGAACTCTCCGCCTGTGTGAAAGCTTTATCGCTCGCTCATTCGAGTAGTAGCAAACGAATTGAATAATTACGAATCAAACGCGCGCCGTTATAGCCAAAGCAAATCGAAAATTTTGCCGAAAAGcattgtgtgtttgtttttaattgcattATTGCATCAACAATAGCGAAACGCGTTTAAACATGCAATAACTTGCAGTTGTCAAAGTGCCGTCAGCTGTGTTTtgttatttacacatttagaacaACAGAAAAtagttggaaaaaaaaaataaaataaaaatcacaaattaCGTGCGAGTGTCATCTTCTTTTATGTGTTTGCCAGCACGAAGAAGGCGCATTCTTATTTTGtgctaaatatataaatataaacaagtgtGCATGTAattgtgtgtgtctgtgtgcgcTTTAGTACTTGCTTTGTTCTGTGTAGTGTGCGTTTTGTACTAAATCTAGTTGCAAGTGCTGCAAGTTCTTGACGCGTTGCAAGCGCAAACAGAGTGGTTAGTCGACAGTCGTGTTGTTGGCGTTCCGGTTCTAGTTAAAGAACGAAAGTGAAGACGCCATACTAGAACACCAGCCGCCGCCGCTTTGTGGGCACGTTTGGCATTTTTAAACGCCCGTCGTGCGAGAGTCTTTTGCGGATTGTTGCTTGGAAGTTTTGTGTGGACGCTAAAAAAGATTGGCTTCtgcgaataataaaaaaaaatattacattaaaaaaaattataatttccggTTTCATTCATAAGATCAGTGTTGTGGTTTAAACAGTATAAACACAAATTGGCAGCGGCAGCAATTGTGGTTGCGGTAATTTGCGACAAATCTTGTCGAACAACGCAAAGTgaacaaattattaaagaaaaaaataataaatttaatatttttaagtgaaagaaaattcaagtataaataaataaaaaaaaaccaataacaaagttaaaaaaaaattaaaaagcaaaaaaaatacaagcataaagaaacaaaaaataaaatcaacaaattaaaaaatatttcaaaaaaccttaaaatttaaataaaatacaaaaaatcaaaaacctaaaaactaaaataaaatacaaaagcgAAAATTCAAAGGcagaaatttaaaacaaaagtttttggcGTCCACTCACCCCTCAGTTTCTGGTCGTTGTGTCTCACATTTCCAAGAATTGGCAGTTAATTTAAAAGAAACCACGAGAGGTGAGCGAATAAAGAGATAAACGGCCCAGCGCAAAACAGCTTAAAAAACAACACgtatgccaacaacaaaaataaaaacaaagtgaaaaaacaaaatcgccgtgtgtgtgtgtgtagaaaaaagtatgcaaattaaaaaaatgccggctgcgtgtgtatgtgtatgattTAGCCAAGCGAACGAGTTTCCAATCGCATACCAGAAAcgtcaaaaattattgaaaaccaacGCAGACCGTATGTGCGATATTTAAATCaggtaggtacatatgtacatacatacaaacatgtgtcCATACTTTGTATACACTTGTGCTAATGTTTATGGCAATAACTCGGCCAAAATTATGCAATACTAATTAAACGAAAGTCGATTTCGCGTTGTAAAACggttataaaaacataaaaagtttaaaaatccaattttgtGTTGGAACGGCTTGATATTGTATTGTGATCtgtattaattttgtattgtgTTATTGTGAAATCGAAAGTCGCATTGTTTGTTTGGTGTTTACCATACCCTTTCTCAAGCCTTTTCTGGCGATTGctgctttttttgtttactaaaatttgtttcttttattttttactgatTTAATATCGAATATTAT from Bactrocera tryoni isolate S06 chromosome 5, CSIRO_BtryS06_freeze2, whole genome shotgun sequence includes these protein-coding regions:
- the LOC120778622 gene encoding 40S ribosomal protein S9, with protein sequence MVNGRIPSVFSKTYVTPRRPYEKARLDQELKIIGEYGLRNKREVWRVKYALAKIRKAARELLTLDEKDEKRLFQGNALLRRLVRIGVLDESRMKLDYVLGLKIEDFLERRLQTQVFKLGLAKSIHHARVLIRQRHIRVRRQVVNIPSFVVRLDSQKHIDFSLKSPFGGGRPGRVKRKNMKKNQGGSGAAAEEEED